A section of the Thauera chlorobenzoica genome encodes:
- a CDS encoding DUF4870 family protein gives MNYPEPSPPPLQAGQPSENMVTVAHLVYALHAFAVFSGVVGSATIVGSFIASLPSIAAVALNYWNQAAVRGTWLESHFRWQIRTFWFAVLWVALAVLMVLTVIGFPFALLVVALVGLWVVYRVVRGWWVLAGRRTLPMH, from the coding sequence ATGAACTACCCCGAACCTTCCCCCCCACCCCTGCAGGCCGGCCAGCCGAGCGAGAACATGGTCACCGTCGCCCATCTGGTCTATGCCCTGCACGCCTTCGCGGTGTTTTCCGGGGTCGTCGGCTCGGCGACCATCGTCGGCAGCTTCATCGCCAGCCTGCCGTCGATCGCCGCGGTGGCGCTGAACTACTGGAACCAGGCCGCGGTGCGCGGTACCTGGCTGGAGAGCCATTTCCGCTGGCAGATCCGCACCTTCTGGTTCGCCGTGCTGTGGGTCGCGCTGGCGGTGCTGATGGTGCTCACCGTGATCGGCTTTCCGTTCGCGCTGCTGGTCGTCGCCCTGGTCGGACTGTGGGTGGTGTACCGGGTGGTGCGCGGCTGGTGGGTGCTGGCCGGGCGGCGCACGCTGCCGATGCACTGA
- a CDS encoding D-alanyl-D-alanine carboxypeptidase, which translates to MVADGARSATAALAAAGIDATGLVIENGSGLSRIERIRADSLGQLLLAAWRRPWMPEFLAALPLAGVDGTARGRLAASPARGHAHIKTGTLDGVRTMAGYLLDRHGRRHAVVMMVAHPEAASAAAAQDALLEWLWANGAP; encoded by the coding sequence ATGGTCGCCGACGGCGCGCGCAGCGCGACCGCGGCGCTCGCTGCCGCCGGCATCGACGCGACCGGGCTGGTGATCGAAAACGGCTCCGGGCTGTCGCGCATCGAGCGCATCCGCGCCGACAGCCTGGGCCAGCTCCTGCTCGCCGCCTGGCGGCGGCCGTGGATGCCGGAATTCCTCGCTGCGCTGCCGCTTGCGGGCGTCGATGGGACCGCCCGCGGGCGCCTGGCCGCCAGCCCGGCGCGCGGCCACGCCCACATCAAGACCGGCACCCTCGACGGCGTCCGGACGATGGCCGGCTACCTGCTCGACCGCCACGGCCGCCGCCACGCGGTGGTGATGATGGTCGCCCACCCCGAAGCCGCGAGCGCTGCCGCCGCCCAGGACGCGCTGCTCGAATGGCTGTGGGCCAACGGGGCGCCGTAG
- a CDS encoding D-alanyl-D-alanine carboxypeptidase/D-alanyl-D-alanine-endopeptidase, which produces MPIHFTLTPFRRLLAALGLALGLTLGLQQAALADRALPPPVALALGAAGIPAAAVAVWAQPVDGQQPVLALNAGEPMNPASVMKLVTAFAAFERLGPAHTWRTRIAASGTLRDGVLHGDLYLVGGADPMLGQERLWKLLRRLRALGIERIAGDIVLDASALRLPPHDPDAFDGRGLRPYNSGPHGLLLHYNTLLLGLFPGRAASEPVALAAEPPLAGVVIDNRILTSDAPCGLWYGDLQARLEAGPRLVLSGSLPAACGPRTWSAAPLPPADFGIALVAGLWAEVGGRVDGRVRPGVLPAASRELLGDDSPALAEVVREMNKWSSNVIARQLLATLGAHSTIGDAEADTALPRRRPGIGRRCRTWSPTARAARPRRSLPPASTRPGW; this is translated from the coding sequence ATGCCAATTCACTTCACATTGACACCCTTCCGGCGCCTGCTCGCCGCGCTGGGGCTGGCGCTGGGGCTGACACTTGGCCTCCAGCAGGCGGCGCTCGCCGACCGCGCCCTGCCGCCGCCGGTAGCGCTCGCGCTCGGCGCCGCCGGCATCCCCGCCGCAGCGGTCGCGGTCTGGGCGCAGCCGGTCGATGGGCAGCAGCCGGTCCTCGCGCTCAACGCCGGAGAGCCGATGAATCCGGCCTCGGTGATGAAGCTGGTCACCGCCTTCGCCGCCTTCGAACGGCTCGGCCCCGCCCACACCTGGCGCACCCGGATCGCCGCCAGCGGCACGCTGCGCGACGGCGTGCTGCACGGCGACCTCTACCTGGTGGGCGGCGCCGACCCGATGCTCGGCCAGGAGCGCCTGTGGAAGCTGCTGCGCCGGCTGCGCGCGCTCGGCATCGAGCGCATCGCCGGCGACATCGTCCTCGACGCCTCGGCGCTGCGCCTGCCGCCGCACGACCCCGACGCCTTCGACGGCCGCGGCCTGCGCCCCTACAACAGCGGCCCGCACGGCCTGCTGCTGCATTACAACACCCTGCTCCTCGGCCTGTTTCCGGGCCGCGCCGCCAGTGAACCGGTGGCACTCGCCGCCGAACCGCCGCTCGCCGGCGTCGTCATCGACAACCGCATCCTGACCTCGGACGCGCCCTGCGGGCTGTGGTATGGCGATCTCCAGGCCCGCCTCGAAGCCGGCCCCCGCCTGGTGCTGAGCGGCAGCCTGCCGGCCGCCTGCGGGCCCCGCACATGGAGCGCGGCGCCGCTGCCGCCGGCCGACTTCGGCATCGCCCTGGTGGCCGGGCTGTGGGCCGAAGTGGGCGGCAGGGTGGACGGCAGGGTGCGCCCCGGGGTGCTGCCCGCCGCCAGCCGCGAACTGCTCGGCGACGACTCCCCGGCGCTGGCCGAAGTCGTGCGCGAGATGAACAAGTGGTCGAGCAACGTCATCGCCCGCCAGCTCCTCGCCACCCTCGGCGCGCACAGCACAATCGGCGACGCTGAGGCGGACACCGCCCTCCCCCGGCGACGCCCGGGGATCGGCCGCCGGTGCCGGACATGGTCGCCGACGGCGCGCGCAGCGCGACCGCGGCGCTCGCTGCCGCCGGCATCGACGCGACCGGGCTGGTGA